A genomic segment from Ignavibacteriales bacterium encodes:
- a CDS encoding PorV/PorQ family protein → MKRIQNTCLALIITALCATMSFSQIKLAQTGFNFLSVSSDARSSGIGGAVNSFSGFSGAMSYNPASMAEMPTLLSATFSMNKWIADINYLSASVILSPASGDYGTVGLSVQTVDYGDVEGTMVDRNNPNGYFDTGIINPTALAVGLGYSKMISKQFGLGARIKYAYQSLGESTFFDNTSADVTTKKNKADAIAYDFGTIYKTGIKSIAFGMSVTNFSQEIKFESEGFQLPLLFTFGVSANLFDLINLPQSNQEFMIAVDWTHPRSHPEQIKIGAEYKFMNLLSLRGGYVGGNDENKFTYGVGISSFGFAIDYSYTPFGVFGNVQQVTACVSL, encoded by the coding sequence GTGAAGCGAATACAAAATACATGCTTGGCTTTAATAATAACGGCGTTATGTGCGACCATGTCCTTCAGTCAGATAAAATTGGCTCAGACAGGATTTAATTTTTTGAGTGTATCCTCTGATGCGAGATCAAGCGGGATAGGCGGCGCTGTAAATTCATTCTCAGGATTCTCGGGCGCGATGTCCTATAATCCGGCTTCTATGGCTGAAATGCCAACGTTACTCAGCGCTACTTTTAGCATGAATAAATGGATAGCTGATATCAATTACTTATCGGCCAGTGTAATACTATCACCAGCTTCTGGAGATTATGGTACGGTTGGTCTAAGTGTACAAACCGTTGATTACGGAGACGTTGAAGGGACAATGGTTGATAGAAATAATCCGAATGGATATTTTGACACTGGTATTATAAACCCTACTGCTCTTGCGGTAGGACTTGGTTATTCTAAAATGATCAGTAAGCAATTTGGCCTTGGCGCTCGAATCAAATATGCATATCAATCGCTGGGTGAAAGTACGTTTTTTGACAATACTTCAGCGGATGTTACGACAAAGAAAAATAAAGCTGATGCAATTGCCTATGATTTTGGAACGATCTATAAGACGGGTATTAAAAGCATCGCATTTGGAATGTCTGTGACGAACTTTTCACAAGAGATCAAATTTGAAAGTGAAGGTTTTCAGCTTCCTTTGCTTTTCACCTTCGGTGTTTCAGCCAATCTTTTTGATCTCATCAACCTCCCGCAATCTAATCAAGAGTTCATGATAGCTGTTGACTGGACTCATCCAAGATCACATCCGGAACAAATAAAAATTGGAGCGGAATATAAATTTATGAATTTACTTTCTCTGAGAGGTGGATACGTCGGTGGCAATGATGAAAATAAATTCACCTATGGAGTTGGCATTTCTTCTTTCGGTTTTGCAATTGATTATTCATATACTCCGTTTGGAGTATTTGGTAATGTTCAGCAAGTCACAGCATGTGTCTCATTGTAA
- a CDS encoding IPT/TIG domain-containing protein, translating to MKNEKLKQRTFAKGFIAPWSIFFAWCIFIIPVLFNACEYKNKPGIIYDPSMVMDTTGKPTITGFTPAAGAFAGVREIQINGSNLGLKNGTDTDWVFVGGVSPLIKEIHDSYITIYRPKLANDHYNIPISVSVTNMKMPTESSSASYYVESPGTITGDYSSNSGASTMLTATEFDKNENIYVMSVGKNLYKTDSAGVTRTTILNSQNMVPSEYASITTIAFGPGSKDKNLFIADGKSNIGRIDVYDTLNRTGTKSPSPVKLITPAPVSGLDFDENGNMYVAGNANLYIADTSVGNSTAPTFNTISGYAGVTNLIKIRIIKESGSQYIYYADSLHVWKSQISGSALVSTSSLVDLNTHPELTGCKLSSFEVDINGSLFLCLKNHPKYSLFFREIDGSITPFYYDQTILPKTVERIVWGYRKNLYLISGSLQTVPGTYDAGRIYRLVMDRYGAPYNGRKFIKK from the coding sequence ATGAAAAATGAAAAATTAAAACAAAGAACTTTTGCAAAGGGATTTATTGCACCGTGGTCGATCTTCTTTGCATGGTGTATTTTTATTATACCAGTACTATTTAACGCTTGCGAATACAAGAACAAGCCTGGAATTATATATGATCCCTCAATGGTTATGGATACTACTGGCAAGCCAACCATTACCGGCTTTACACCGGCAGCCGGTGCATTCGCGGGAGTTAGAGAAATTCAAATTAACGGTTCTAATTTAGGATTAAAAAATGGTACGGATACAGATTGGGTTTTTGTTGGTGGAGTGAGCCCATTAATCAAAGAAATACATGACTCATATATAACGATCTATAGACCAAAATTAGCAAACGATCATTATAATATACCTATTTCTGTAAGTGTTACAAACATGAAAATGCCGACAGAATCTTCCAGCGCCAGTTATTACGTTGAATCTCCGGGCACTATTACAGGTGATTATTCCAGCAATTCCGGTGCTTCTACAATGTTGACAGCAACTGAGTTTGATAAGAATGAAAATATTTATGTAATGAGTGTAGGTAAAAATTTATATAAAACCGATTCTGCAGGTGTTACACGAACGACAATATTAAATTCACAAAACATGGTACCGTCTGAATATGCGTCGATCACCACTATAGCTTTTGGCCCGGGTTCTAAAGATAAAAATCTCTTTATTGCAGATGGTAAAAGCAACATTGGACGCATTGATGTTTATGATACGTTAAATAGAACCGGTACTAAATCTCCATCGCCAGTTAAGTTAATCACACCTGCACCGGTGAGCGGACTGGACTTTGATGAAAATGGTAATATGTACGTCGCCGGCAATGCAAATCTTTATATCGCCGATACCTCGGTTGGCAACAGTACTGCTCCAACGTTTAATACGATTTCAGGTTATGCAGGTGTAACCAACTTAATAAAAATTCGCATAATTAAGGAATCAGGCAGCCAATATATTTATTATGCTGATTCTCTGCATGTTTGGAAAAGTCAAATATCGGGTAGTGCGTTGGTTAGCACTTCATCATTGGTTGACTTAAATACTCATCCCGAGTTAACCGGCTGCAAACTCAGTTCATTTGAAGTTGATATAAATGGCTCCCTTTTCCTTTGTCTAAAGAATCATCCAAAGTATTCCTTATTTTTTAGAGAAATTGATGGTTCAATAACTCCATTTTATTACGATCAAACTATTTTACCAAAAACTGTTGAAAGGATAGTTTGGGGCTATAGAAAGAATCTCTATCTCATAAGCGGCTCATTACAGACTGTACCTGGTACATACGACGCTGGCAGAATATATAGATTGGTCATGGATAGGTATGGTGCGCCATACAATGGCCGGAAATTTATAAAAAAATAA
- a CDS encoding T9SS type A sorting domain-containing protein, whose product MKNILLLLLSLVLIAGIVEAKIVTKDNLYQIPKTKIAPVIDGQVDAVWNTLDWNMMRNYHTDGICDSGAGLTGLSKMMWDANNLYILFYTVDDVVVDIPSNPTWNQDGVELFLDGSNDKTAETALKTGQYQWNIPHWLKGQEDGHKYVSFTGGVDTTGIEFKIYDVLDTEGFPGWQLELKIPLDALGIDGSAADNQKIGLEFQMDESDNGTARESDAKWWSDNGRSWADASLWGTGILSTREVDTVLQIVKASTAITLDGLMDEDYKNSNSITMNYFRVDGATDVSGTDPMFGSFVTAYPLWDANNFYLFCDVVDGTVIDVPTNPGWNQDAVELFLDGDNDHTPETALHGNQHQPVVPHWLKGQEAGHMYLMNWGTMDTTGIEVKITDHDMRGNDGSLTEEGSGFNVEFKIPLANFGVDGSSGAGAKFGFEIQHDNGNTTVRDGQQKWWSPNGRSWADASLWGYCQLSDEIINTKVKTSSSVISSYKLEQNYPNPFNPSTKITFELAKSEKVKLAVYNLLGEQVAELVNGMMSASSHTITFNAQNLASGIYFYRLEAGSTVLSKKMILLK is encoded by the coding sequence ATGAAAAATATACTATTACTTCTTCTTAGTCTTGTCTTAATTGCAGGTATAGTTGAAGCAAAGATAGTTACGAAAGATAATCTGTATCAAATTCCAAAAACAAAAATTGCTCCGGTCATTGATGGACAGGTAGATGCTGTATGGAATACTCTTGACTGGAATATGATGCGAAATTACCACACAGACGGTATATGTGATAGCGGTGCTGGCCTTACCGGTCTGAGCAAGATGATGTGGGATGCGAATAATCTTTACATTTTGTTCTACACAGTAGACGATGTTGTTGTTGATATTCCATCAAATCCAACTTGGAATCAGGATGGTGTTGAACTCTTTCTTGATGGATCCAATGACAAGACCGCAGAGACTGCCTTAAAAACTGGTCAGTACCAGTGGAACATCCCTCACTGGCTTAAAGGCCAAGAAGATGGGCATAAATATGTATCATTCACGGGTGGTGTCGATACAACCGGCATCGAATTTAAAATTTACGATGTACTTGATACAGAAGGTTTCCCAGGATGGCAGCTTGAATTAAAAATTCCTCTTGATGCTTTAGGCATTGATGGATCTGCAGCTGACAATCAAAAAATTGGGCTGGAATTCCAAATGGATGAAAGTGATAATGGAACTGCACGTGAAAGCGATGCGAAATGGTGGAGTGACAATGGCAGGTCATGGGCGGATGCATCACTTTGGGGCACCGGTATTCTTAGCACGAGAGAAGTAGATACTGTCCTTCAAATTGTTAAAGCTTCTACAGCCATAACTCTTGATGGGCTAATGGATGAAGACTATAAAAATTCCAATTCTATTACCATGAATTACTTTAGAGTTGATGGTGCGACAGATGTTTCAGGAACAGACCCAATGTTCGGTAGCTTCGTAACTGCCTATCCATTGTGGGATGCGAATAATTTTTACCTGTTCTGCGATGTCGTTGATGGTACTGTAATAGATGTTCCTACAAATCCGGGTTGGAATCAAGACGCTGTTGAACTTTTCCTTGATGGTGACAATGATCATACACCGGAAACTGCATTACATGGCAATCAACACCAGCCTGTCGTCCCGCACTGGCTAAAAGGCCAAGAGGCTGGGCATATGTATTTGATGAATTGGGGAACAATGGACACAACCGGCATTGAAGTCAAAATTACTGATCATGATATGAGAGGTAACGATGGCTCCCTTACAGAAGAAGGAAGCGGCTTCAATGTAGAGTTTAAGATTCCTCTTGCAAATTTTGGTGTTGATGGCTCGAGTGGAGCTGGTGCGAAATTCGGATTCGAAATTCAACATGATAATGGTAACACAACTGTACGTGATGGCCAGCAAAAATGGTGGAGTCCCAATGGCAGGTCGTGGGCAGATGCATCACTTTGGGGCTATTGTCAGTTGAGTGATGAGATTATTAATACTAAAGTGAAGACATCATCGTCTGTTATCAGCAGTTATAAACTGGAACAGAACTATCCGAATCCTTTCAACCCTTCCACGAAAATTACTTTTGAGCTTGCAAAGAGCGAGAAAGTAAAGCTTGCAGTTTATAACCTATTAGGAGAGCAAGTTGCAGAATTGGTAAATGGAATGATGAGTGCTTCATCTCATACCATTACTTTTAATGCACAGAATCTTGCCAGTGGTATCTATTTCTATAGATTAGAAGCTGGAAGCACAGTGTTATCAAAGAAGATGATATTACTTAAGTAA